One Campylobacter sp. MIT 99-7217 genomic window, AATGAAATATTATATTTTGATTGCATTATTAAGTTTTGCGTTTAGTGCATGTTCTTTAAAGCCTGAAGCTGAGGCTGCACCAACTATCATTAACCTCAGTCCAAATTTATCCTCTATAAAATTTAAAACGAACAAAAGTATAAAAATAGCCCTTCCTCAAAGCACCTTTTATCTAAGAAGCACAAAAATAGCCTTTATTAAAAATCAAGAATTTGGGACATATGCTAATCACCGTTTTCAAAACTCTCCAAATGATCTTATCTTCACACTACTTTCTAACAATCTTGAAAAAGCTCAGCTTTTTAAGGCGGTAACAAATGCTAATTTTATCAAAACCGATTTGCTTTTGGAAAGTAGAATTTATGCTTTTGAACAAATTTTTGAAGATGATTTGAGTTATGTAAAAATAGAGCTTGGATTAAATTTGATTGATTTAAAGGCTCAAAGCTTGATCGCAAATAAGTATTTTGCTTATAAAATTCCTCTCAAGCAAAATGATGAAAACGCTCTTGCAAATGCCTTTGAGGAAGCTTTGAGCTTATTTTTAAAAGATGTGTTGATTTGGTGTAAGCAAAGTTTAGAAAAATAAATTTGGAACACTATTTGCTTTATTCTTTCATAAATATATTTTGAAAGGATTGAAAATGAGCAAGGAGCTTGAAATTTTCAAAAAACATTTGGGTGAAGTAGAAGGCAAAAGTGAGTTTAAAGCAAAGCAGTTTTGTTCTCAAATTAGCGATGCAAATGATTTTATCGGTGCTTTGCAAATTTTGGATTTAAATTTAAAAAAGGTCTTAAAAAATCTCAACGAACATTTAGCAAGTGCTGATTTGGTTGATGAAAATCAAAAAAGAATGCTTGATGTGCAAGCTTCTCAGCTTATCCAAACTTGTTCTTTCATGGGAGAAAATCTCTATGATAGCTCATTTAAGGTCAGTGTTGGTAATGAAAGCTTTAGTTTTGAAATACAAAATCCCTTGCTTGTGCTTGAACATGATGATTTTTCAGGGGTTATCAGCTATATAGAGGACAAAAGAGAAGAAATCGCTTCCTTGCTTGTTAATCTTGCTACGGCTATCACGCTTAACACCCCAATTGAAAGCCTAGGTAGCTTTGACACTCAAATGGATTATAAGTCCTTATTTCGTTAAAAATGATAGGCTTTGATCTTTTAGATCGAGCCTTCTAAATCCCAATCAATAGGGCTTTTTCCTAAGCTTTGTAAGATTTCATTACTTTTTGAAAAATGCTTACAACCCAAAAAGCCCGTTCTAGCCAAAGGACTTGGGTGTGCTGCTTCTAGGATAAAATGCTTTTTTTCATCAATAAGGCTTTTTTTAGCACGAGCAAAATTACCCCAAAGTAAAAAGATCAAATTTTCTTTTTCATCGCTGAGTTTTTTTATCACAGCATCGCTAAATTCTTGCCAGCCCCAAGAAGCACAGCTTGCAGGCTCATTTGCCTTAACGCTAAGTATAGAATTTAAAAGCAAAACGCCCTGCTTTGCCCACTTGCTCAAATCCCCATTCAAGCTTGCTTTTATACCCAAATCAAGCTCAAGTTCTTTAAAGATATTTTTTAAGCTTGGAGGCACTTTTATGCCACTTGGCACGGAAAAACTTAGTCCCATGGCTTGATTTGGCTGATGATAAGGATCTTGTCCTAAAAGCACTATTTTAAGTGAATTTAAGGGGGTAAGATTAAAGGCGTTAAAAGTAAGTTTTGCAGGAGGATAAAGCATAAAACCTTGTTTTAAAGCACTGATATAATTTTGCTTGATCTGCACAAAATAAGGCTTTAAAAACTCATCTTTTAAAAAGGCTTTCCAATCATCGCTAATTAAAATTTGATCTAAATTGATTTGCATTCTATCCTAAATTTGCATTCATAATCATAGGGCTAAATGCCTTACTTGCTATGAGGAGATTATCTCCAACTTTTAAATGAGCATATTTTTGTTCAAATTCGCTTTGACTTAGTGTAATTTTAACAATATTTTGCCCAATTAGCAAGGTGATGATCATTAAAATATCTGCCTTTTTGATCTCTAAAACATTTGCATTAAACTGAAGCTTTGCACTTAAATTTCCACCCAAAAAAAGCTCACTTGGAGGACAATCCCTAAAAACTTTAGCCTCCTTAAGCTCAATCACTCTTTCGCAAAGCTTGTAAATTTCACTGATTTCATGGCTAACAAGCAAGGTTGTAAGCTTAAAATGCCTTGTTATCCTTAAAATTTCATCTTGCAAGAAAGCTCTCATTTTAAAATCAAGAGCGCTTAAAGGCTCATCTAGAAGTAAAATTTGAGGCTCGCTAATGATAGCTCTTGCAAGTGCTACTCTTTGGGCTTGTCCTCCTGAAAGATGCTGTGGATAGGCATTTTCAAGCTCTTTAAGTCCAAGCAAATGCAAAAGCTCGTCTATCTTGTTTTTATCCTTACCCTTGAAAGCAAAGTTTAAATTGCCCCTAACGCTTAAATTTGGAAACAAAGCATAGTCTTGAAAAACAAAGCCAACACCTCTTTTTTGAGGTGGCAAGAAGATATTTTTTTGAGTATCTATCCAGACCTTATCCCCTACTTTGATAAAAGCAAATTTAGGTTTTAAAAGTCCTGCTATGATCCTTAATATAGTGGTTTTTCCCGCACCACTTTCTCCAAAAATACAAGTAAATTCGCCCTGTTCAAAGCTCTTATCAAAAATAAGCTCAAGCTCGCCCTTAGCTGTATTTATAGGGTGTTTTATATGGATTTGTATCATTTCTTAGCCTTGATAAGCAAATTTTTTATTAATGAAAAAAAGCACAAGCAAAATGATAAAAGAAAGAG contains:
- the ung gene encoding uracil-DNA glycosylase, with amino-acid sequence MQINLDQILISDDWKAFLKDEFLKPYFVQIKQNYISALKQGFMLYPPAKLTFNAFNLTPLNSLKIVLLGQDPYHQPNQAMGLSFSVPSGIKVPPSLKNIFKELELDLGIKASLNGDLSKWAKQGVLLLNSILSVKANEPASCASWGWQEFSDAVIKKLSDEKENLIFLLWGNFARAKKSLIDEKKHFILEAAHPSPLARTGFLGCKHFSKSNEILQSLGKSPIDWDLEGSI
- a CDS encoding ABC-type transport auxiliary lipoprotein family protein, whose amino-acid sequence is MKYYILIALLSFAFSACSLKPEAEAAPTIINLSPNLSSIKFKTNKSIKIALPQSTFYLRSTKIAFIKNQEFGTYANHRFQNSPNDLIFTLLSNNLEKAQLFKAVTNANFIKTDLLLESRIYAFEQIFEDDLSYVKIELGLNLIDLKAQSLIANKYFAYKIPLKQNDENALANAFEEALSLFLKDVLIWCKQSLEK
- a CDS encoding ATP-binding cassette domain-containing protein, with product MIQIHIKHPINTAKGELELIFDKSFEQGEFTCIFGESGAGKTTILRIIAGLLKPKFAFIKVGDKVWIDTQKNIFLPPQKRGVGFVFQDYALFPNLSVRGNLNFAFKGKDKNKIDELLHLLGLKELENAYPQHLSGGQAQRVALARAIISEPQILLLDEPLSALDFKMRAFLQDEILRITRHFKLTTLLVSHEISEIYKLCERVIELKEAKVFRDCPPSELFLGGNLSAKLQFNANVLEIKKADILMIITLLIGQNIVKITLSQSEFEQKYAHLKVGDNLLIASKAFSPMIMNANLG
- a CDS encoding flagellar FLiS export co-chaperone — its product is MSKELEIFKKHLGEVEGKSEFKAKQFCSQISDANDFIGALQILDLNLKKVLKNLNEHLASADLVDENQKRMLDVQASQLIQTCSFMGENLYDSSFKVSVGNESFSFEIQNPLLVLEHDDFSGVISYIEDKREEIASLLVNLATAITLNTPIESLGSFDTQMDYKSLFR